The following coding sequences lie in one Hippopotamus amphibius kiboko isolate mHipAmp2 chromosome 7, mHipAmp2.hap2, whole genome shotgun sequence genomic window:
- the ZNF514 gene encoding zinc finger protein 514 isoform X2, with amino-acid sequence MPGVTQLAPGSLNPGRTEGPRPKDRGLDLVKGHRPLAPTMDSTASVLPSQDPGLPPERCPGEKGIASLFLKARPQDLMTFEDVAVEFTRWEWGQLDPAQKDLYREVMLENFKNLASLGSPVSKPYVICQLEEGEEPCILEREISTGVHLDH; translated from the exons ATGCCAGGTGTCACCCAGCTTGCTCCCGGCTCCCTGAACCCCGGGAGGACCGAAGGGCCGCGGCCGAAAGACAGAGGTTTGGACCTAGTGAAAGGACATCGCCCCTTAGCCCCAACTATGGACTCCACAGCATCAG TTCTCCCTTCTCAGGACCCTGGTCTTCCTCCAGAGAGATGcccaggagaaaagggaatagcCAGTTTATTCCTGAAAGCCAGGCCACAG GACCTGATGACATTTGAGGATGTGGCTGTGGAATTCACCcggtgggagtgggggcagctGGACCCTGCTCAGAAGGACCTGTACCGGGAGGTGATGCTGGAGAATTTCAAGAACCTGGCCTCCCTCG GCTCTCCTGTGTCCAAACCATATGTGATCTGCCAgttggaggaaggggaagagccCTGTATTTTGGAGAGAGAAATCTCAACAGGTGTCCACTTAG ACCACTAG
- the ZNF514 gene encoding zinc finger protein 514 isoform X1, whose amino-acid sequence MPGVTQLAPGSLNPGRTEGPRPKDRGLDLVKGHRPLAPTMDSTASVLPSQDPGLPPERCPGEKGIASLFLKARPQDLMTFEDVAVEFTRWEWGQLDPAQKDLYREVMLENFKNLASLGSPVSKPYVICQLEEGEEPCILEREISTGVHLDWERRPQAKESMLSQGFSKEELFQIASVEKHIRDEFWSSKLKATCGCDDQLEMYPKKQERQLIETSLTHKATTTLRRDHEWSEFVTNLGLRLVPINQHSVPTGEGDYKCDTEFTQTSGRNNSQRTHPGKKSCKCNECGKLFHFQSELRRHQRCHTGEKPYECSECGRAFGHISSLIKHQRTHTGEKPYECSECGRAFSQSSSLVLHYRFHTGEKPYKCNECGRAFGHTSSLIKHQRTHTGEKPYECRECGRTFSQSSSLIVHYRFHTGEKPYKCNRCGRAFSQSSSLTQHYRFHTGEKPYKCNECGRAFAHTASLIKHQKSHAGKKTL is encoded by the exons ATGCCAGGTGTCACCCAGCTTGCTCCCGGCTCCCTGAACCCCGGGAGGACCGAAGGGCCGCGGCCGAAAGACAGAGGTTTGGACCTAGTGAAAGGACATCGCCCCTTAGCCCCAACTATGGACTCCACAGCATCAG TTCTCCCTTCTCAGGACCCTGGTCTTCCTCCAGAGAGATGcccaggagaaaagggaatagcCAGTTTATTCCTGAAAGCCAGGCCACAG GACCTGATGACATTTGAGGATGTGGCTGTGGAATTCACCcggtgggagtgggggcagctGGACCCTGCTCAGAAGGACCTGTACCGGGAGGTGATGCTGGAGAATTTCAAGAACCTGGCCTCCCTCG GCTCTCCTGTGTCCAAACCATATGTGATCTGCCAgttggaggaaggggaagagccCTGTATTTTGGAGAGAGAAATCTCAACAGGTGTCCACTTAG actgGGAGAGAAGGCCTCAAGCCAAGGAATCAATGCTAAGTCAGggattttccaaagaagaattaTTCCAGATAGCATCAGTGGAAAAACACATTAGAGATGAATTCTGGTCCTCCAAACTGAAAGCAACTTGTGGTTGTGATGACCAGTTAGAGATGTATCCGAAAAAACAGGAGAGACAACTGATAGAAACATCACTCACTCACAAAGCTACTACCACCCTTAGGAGAGATCATGAGTGGAGTGAATTCGTGACAAATTTAGGTTTAAGATTAGTCCCTATTAACCAACACAGTGTTCCCACAGGAGAAGGAGACTATAAATGTGATACAGAATTCACACAGACTTCAGGGAGAAATAACTCTCAGAGAACCCATCCAGGGAAGAAATCTTGTAAATGCAATGAATGTGGGAAGTTGTTCCATTTCCAGTCAGAACTCAGGCGCCATCAGAGATgtcacactggagaaaagccctatgagtgcagtgaatgtggaagAGCCTTTGGTCATATTTCATCCCTTATTAAACATCAGAGAACTCATACTGGAGAAAAGCCCTATGAATGCAGCGAATGTGGGAGAGCCTTCAGCCAGAGTTCATCTCTTGTTCTACATTATAGatttcatactggagagaaaccctacaaatgtaatgaatgtggaagGGCCTTTGGTCATACTTCATCCCTTATTAAACATCAGAgaactcacactggagaaaagccctATGAATGCAGAGAATGTGGGAGAACCTTCAGCCAGAGTTCCTCTCTCATTGTACATTATAGATTTCACACAGGGGAGAAACCCTACAAATGTAATAGATGTGGGAGAGCCTTCAGCCAGAGTTCATCTCTCACTCAACATTATCGatttcatactggagagaaaccctacaaATGTAACGAATGTGGAAGAGCCTTTGCTCACACTGCATCCCTTATTAAACATCAGAAAAGTCATGCTGGAAAAAAAACCCTATGA